One part of the Bacteroidia bacterium genome encodes these proteins:
- a CDS encoding FIST C-terminal domain-containing protein — translation MKAKSIYGPNPDEIKTAFEQAMVDGFQPTLAVVFMPVELGHTEIVQFLKKRDIAIFGANTPGKFTDRGLASNEVVILLMDLNPDFFRIVVEEVDSYEQAFEKAQLIAQSGLENFSRPAFILSAASYNDTPLSVLAEGITSIAGKNATLIGGMAGGKPVLNECLVFSHEQESDKGIISLIIDQDKVEVADLAVSGWKPAGTPKIVTKSEGAWIITIDDQPALDMLVKFTGLELNLDDQKDIFQQIGSLYPLQIIQSKGSPVMNPPMMVNRENGAVLFGFPIQQGSQVLFSLPPDFEVVETVVESAHVVKKTRLPEADAMLIFSCIGRLSNLGPLIEEELDGLRDVWGVPMVGFFSLGEFGTPIGGNAGHHGTTCSWVAFKEKKL, via the coding sequence ATGAAAGCTAAATCTATTTACGGCCCGAACCCTGATGAAATTAAGACAGCTTTTGAGCAAGCCATGGTTGATGGTTTTCAGCCGACTCTAGCTGTGGTTTTTATGCCCGTTGAACTAGGCCATACAGAAATTGTTCAATTTTTGAAGAAAAGGGATATAGCCATTTTTGGTGCCAATACACCCGGTAAATTTACCGATAGAGGACTAGCGAGCAATGAGGTGGTCATCCTCCTTATGGACTTGAACCCGGATTTTTTTCGGATCGTAGTGGAAGAGGTAGATTCATATGAACAAGCTTTCGAAAAAGCACAACTTATTGCCCAGTCAGGTCTGGAAAACTTCTCCCGCCCCGCTTTTATCCTTTCCGCTGCTTCCTATAATGATACTCCCTTGTCCGTGCTGGCAGAAGGCATTACCTCCATTGCAGGCAAAAACGCGACCCTGATTGGAGGAATGGCCGGAGGGAAACCGGTGCTGAATGAATGTCTGGTCTTTAGTCATGAGCAGGAAAGTGATAAGGGAATCATCAGCCTGATAATAGATCAGGATAAAGTAGAGGTAGCAGATTTGGCCGTTTCAGGCTGGAAGCCAGCAGGTACCCCTAAAATCGTTACGAAAAGTGAAGGCGCATGGATTATTACAATTGACGACCAACCTGCCCTGGATATGCTGGTAAAATTTACGGGTCTGGAGCTTAACCTGGATGACCAAAAGGACATCTTCCAGCAGATAGGCAGTTTATATCCTTTGCAAATTATCCAATCCAAAGGGAGTCCGGTGATGAATCCTCCGATGATGGTTAATCGTGAAAATGGAGCTGTTCTCTTTGGTTTCCCAATCCAGCAGGGTTCTCAGGTCCTATTCTCGCTTCCACCGGATTTTGAGGTTGTTGAAACGGTGGTAGAAAGTGCTCATGTAGTGAAAAAGACTCGGCTTCCAGAAGCTGACGCAATGCTGATATTCTCTTGTATAGGTCGATTGAGTAATCTTGGTCCGTTGATTGAAGAGGAACTCGATGGATTAAGAGATGTATGGGGGGTACCCATGGTTGGCTTTTTCAGTTTGGGAGAATTCGGAACACCTATAGGCGGAAATGCAGGCCATCATGGTACAACCTGCAGTTGGGTCGCATTTAAAGAAAAGAAATTGTAG
- a CDS encoding FIST N-terminal domain-containing protein, which produces MKTKSLKGTSLDEIRSAVETSISPDFSPNLAMVFLSYKQDIQSVCELLNEKNIQIFGATTGGEFIDGEILDGGIVMLLLELNPSYFSLKFEDKVTGDARLKSKEMSQELMQDIPKPSFLSMATGLTIDGELVISGIEAAAGKDTTIFGGMAGDDLRVQQTYVFSNDGISSQGILILAFDQTKISMQGRAINGWKPLGTRKTITKSEGWWIYEIDHQPALELVQKFTGNQIKRVDDIDVLSPDESNVFPLQLHRNEGNPIIRPILLIDWVKGAIKVNGSVSEGNQIQLSLPADFDIIEEVVNDCQWVKENEFPEADALIMFSCVGRHAALGPLISEEIEGVRNTYDAPMAGLFTYGEFGRATHGTHEYHNLTCAWVGLKEK; this is translated from the coding sequence ATGAAAACGAAATCCCTCAAAGGGACCTCTCTGGATGAGATACGCTCTGCCGTGGAAACTTCCATCTCTCCAGACTTTTCCCCCAACCTGGCAATGGTCTTTCTATCTTATAAGCAGGATATTCAGTCCGTTTGTGAACTGCTTAATGAAAAAAACATCCAAATATTTGGGGCTACAACAGGAGGAGAATTTATAGATGGTGAGATTCTGGATGGAGGCATTGTGATGCTCTTGCTGGAACTCAATCCCAGCTATTTCTCACTAAAGTTTGAAGACAAAGTAACAGGAGATGCCCGTCTGAAATCGAAAGAAATGTCCCAGGAACTTATGCAGGATATTCCTAAGCCTTCCTTTCTCTCCATGGCCACAGGACTTACGATTGATGGAGAATTGGTCATAAGTGGGATAGAAGCAGCAGCAGGAAAGGATACAACGATTTTCGGAGGGATGGCAGGGGATGATTTACGGGTACAGCAAACATATGTATTTTCCAATGATGGGATCAGTTCTCAGGGAATCCTGATTTTGGCCTTTGATCAGACCAAAATTTCTATGCAAGGTCGAGCCATAAATGGATGGAAACCACTTGGGACCCGTAAAACCATAACCAAGTCTGAGGGCTGGTGGATTTACGAGATTGACCATCAGCCTGCACTTGAGCTTGTTCAAAAATTTACGGGTAATCAGATTAAGCGAGTGGATGACATTGATGTTCTTTCGCCTGATGAATCAAATGTCTTTCCTTTACAGCTTCATAGGAATGAAGGAAATCCAATTATCAGACCCATCCTTCTTATCGATTGGGTAAAAGGAGCTATAAAAGTCAATGGAAGCGTCTCGGAAGGGAACCAGATTCAACTTTCTCTTCCGGCTGATTTTGACATTATCGAAGAAGTGGTAAATGACTGTCAGTGGGTAAAAGAAAATGAATTTCCTGAAGCAGATGCGCTTATTATGTTTTCTTGTGTTGGACGTCATGCGGCACTAGGTCCCTTAATCAGTGAGGAAATAGAGGGCGTGCGGAATACCTACGATGCACCTATGGCAGGTTTATTCACCTACGGAGAGTTTGGTCGAGCGACCCACGGAACCCATGAATACCATAACCTGACCTGCGCCTGGGTAGGATTAAAAGAA